A stretch of the Microcebus murinus isolate Inina chromosome 6, M.murinus_Inina_mat1.0, whole genome shotgun sequence genome encodes the following:
- the CDAN1 gene encoding codanin-1 isoform X2 has protein sequence MAAVLESLLREEVSVEAAVRWIARSAQSSEDDPGEAAALSSLQPLRKEFVPFLLNFLREQSSRVLPQGPPTPAKAPGASAALPGRAGGPPRGSRGARSQLFPPTEAPSTAAEAPLARRGGRRRCPGPARERGGRGPGAPEEGFSGESVPWAGGRRLRGSGSPSSPSLALSDPPNLSNLEEFPPVGSVPPGPAGTKPSRRINPTPVSEERSLSKPKTCFTSPPISCVPSSQPSALDTSPWGLGLPPGCRSLQEEREMLRKERSKQLLQSPVPTCPTPESGSPLPSRTGSLTDEPADPARVSSCQRLELVALVYSSCIAENLVPNLFLELFFVLQLLTARRMVAAKHNDHEPSPDALDSLENPLFQSIHDCVFFAVQVLEHQFQVLSHLDKGTLKLLAENERLLCFSPALQGRLRAAYEGSAAKVSLAMPPSAQAVSFQPETDNRANFSSDRAFHTFKKQRDVFYEVLREWEDRHEEPGWDFEKGLGSRIRAMMGQLSAACNHSHFVRLFQKQLLQMCQHPGGAGAAVLGEAPDVLSMLGADKLGRLRRLQERLVAPQSSGGPCPPPTFPGCQGFFRDFILSASSFQFNQHLMDSLSLKIRELNGLALPQHEPSDDGESDVDWQGERRQFAVVLLSLRLLAKFLGFVAFLPYRGPEPPPTGELQDSILALRSQVPPVLDVRALLQQGLRARRAVLTVPWLVEFLSFADHVVPLLDYYRSVFTVLLHLHRSLVLSQENEGEMCFLNKLLLLAVLGWLFQIPTVPEDLFFLGESQSDPFEVDTVASEHGLDSVPVVDQQLLYTCCPYIGELRKLLASWVSGSSGRSGGFVRKITPTTTTGLGAQPPQTGQGLQAQLAQAFFHNQPPSLRRTVEFVAERIGSNCVKHIKATLVADLVHQAELLLQEQLVTQGQEGGDPAHLLEILCSQLCPHGAQALTQGREFCQRKSPGAVRALLPEETPAAVLSSAESIAVGLATEKACAWLSANITALIRREVKVAVSRTLRAQGPEPAAWGERRGCSHACEHHAPLPSHLISEIKDVLSLAVGPRDPEEGVSPEHLEQLLGQLGQTLRCRQFLCPPAEQHLAKCSVELASLLVADQIPVLGPPAQHRLERGQARRLLLMLLALWKDDFQGPVPLQLLLSPRNVGLLADTRPREWDLLLFLLRELVEKGLMGRLEIEACLGSLREAQWPGDFSEELATLFHLFLAEPHLPEPQLRVCELVQPNRGAVLAQS, from the exons ATGGCGGCGGTTTTGGAGTCGCTGCTGCGAGAGGAGGTGTCGGTGGAAGCAGCCGTGCGGTGGATCGCGCGCAGCGCCCAGAGTTCGGAG GATGACCCTGGGGAGGCGGCCGCGCTGAGCTCACTCCAGCCACTGCGGAAAGAATTCGTACCGTTCCTGCTGAACTTCCTGAGAGAGCAGAGCAGCCGCGTCCTCCCGCAGggccccccaacccccgccaAGGCCCCGGGCGCCTCGGCTGCCTTGCCCGGGAGGGCGGGAGGCCCGCCGCGGGGTAGCCGCGGGGCGCGCAGCCAGCTTTTCCCTCCGACCGAAGCCCCCAGCACCGCCGCCGAGGCCCCTCTGGCTCGCCGCGGGGGCAGGAGGCGGTGCCCGGGGCCGGCCCGCGAGCGAGGAGGCCGCGGCCCGGGGGCCCCGGAGGAGGGGTTCAGCGGGGAGAGCGTGCCCTGGGCCGGGGGCCGGAGGCTTAGGGGTTCTGGCAGCCCCAGCAGTCCCAGCCTCGCGCTCTCTGATCCACCAAACCTCAGCAACCTGGAGGAGTTCCCTCCCGTAGGCTCGGTTCCTCCCGGCCCTGCAGG GACGAAGCCTTCACGCAGGATCAACCCAACTCCGGTGAGCGAAGAGCGGTCACTCTCCAAGCCCAAGACCTGCTTCACCTCACCCCCAATCAGCTGTGTCCCCAGTTCCCAACCCTCAGCCCTGGACACTAGCCCTTGGGGCCTTGGCCTTCCCCCAGGGTGCAGAAGTCTGCAAGAGGAGCGGGAGATGCTCAGGAAGGAGCG CTCTAAACAGTTGCTGCAgtcacctgtccccacctgtcccACCCCAGAATCGGGGTCGCCACTCCCCAGCCGGACAGGAAGCCTCACAGATGAGCCTGCTGACCCTGCCAGAGTGTCTTCCTGCCAGCGCCTAGAGCTGGTAGCCCTTGTCTActcctcatgcattgctg AGAACCTGGTACCAAACCTCTTCTTGGAGCTTTTCTTCGTCCTTCAGCTCCTTACTGCGCGGAGGATGGTGGCTGCCAAGCACAATGACCATGAACCGAGTCCAGATGCCCTAG ACTCCCTGGAAAATCCGCTGTTTCAGAGCATCCATGATTGTGTCTTCTTTGCAGTGCAGGTTTTGGAACATCAGTTTCA GGTCCTTTCCCACCTGGACAAAGGGACCTTAAAGCTGCTGGCAGAGAATGAGCGGCTGCTGTGCTTCTCACCAGCTCTGCAAGGCCGCCTTCGAGCTGCCTACGAAGGCAGTGCTGCCAAG GTGTCTCTTGCGATGCCACCCTCTGCTCAAGCTGTCTCCTTTCAGCCAGAGACTGACAATCGTGCCAACTTCTCCAGTGACCGAGCctttcacacttttaaaaaacagag GGACGTATTTTATGAGGTGCTTCGAGAGTGGGAAGATCGTCATGAGGAGCCCGGCTGGGATTTTGAAAAGGGCTTGGGCAGCAGGATCAG AGCCATGATGGGTCAACTCTCCGCAGCCTGCAACCACAGCCACTTTGTTCGCCTTTTCCAGAAACAACTTCTCCAG atGTGTCAGCACCCTGGTGGTGCTGGGGCTGCTGTCTTGGGCGAGGCTCCAGATGTGCTCAGCATGCTGGGAGCTGACAAGCTGGGGCGGTTGCGACGTCTACAGGAACGGCTGGTGGCCCCTCAGAGCAGTGGGGGGCCATGCCCGCCCCCCACCTTCCCAGGCTGTCAAGGCTTCTTTAGGGACTTCATCCTTAGTGCCAGCAG cttcCAGTTTAACCAGCATCTCATGGATAGTCTGAGCTTGAAGATCCGGGAGCTCAacggcctggccctgccccagcacGAGCCCAGTGACGACGGGGAGTCAGACGTGGACTGGCAG GGTGAACGGAGGCAATTCGCTGTGGTGCTGCTTAGCCTGAGGCTTTTGGCTAAATTCCTGGGCTTTGTGGCTTTCCTGCCATACCGGGGGCCTGAACCACCCCCGACTGGTGAGCTTCAGGACTCCATTCTGGCCCTGAGGAGCCAG GTCCCTCCGGTCCTGGATGTGCGTGCTCTGCTGCAGCAGGGGCTGCGGGCCCGCCGGGCAGTGCTCACCGTGCCCTGGCTGGTGGAGTTCCTTTCCTTTGCCGACCACGTTGTCCCCTTGCTGGACTATTACCGGAGCGTCTTCACTGTCCTGCTGCACCTGCACCG GAGCTTGGTCTTATCACAGGAGAATGAAGGGgagatgtgtttcctgaacaAGCTGCTGCTGCTTGCTGTCCTGGGCTGGCTTTTCCAG ATTCCCACAGTCCCTGAGGACTTGTTCTTTCTGGGAGAGAGTCAGTCGGATCCCTTTGAGGTGGACACGGTAGCCTCAGAGCATGGCTTG GACAGTGTGCCTGTGGTGGACCAGCAGCTGCTCTACACCTGCTGCCCCTACATCG GAGAGCTCCGGAAACTGCTTGCTTCGTGGGTGTCTGGCAGCAGTGGACGGAGTGGGGGCTTCGTGAGGAAAATCACCCCCACCACTACCACTGGCCTGGGAGCCCAGCCTCCCCAGACCGGCCAGGGGCTACAG GCACAGCTCGCCCAGGCCTTCTTCCACAACCAGCCACCCTCCCTGCGCAGGACTGTGGAGTTTGTGGCAGAGAGGATTGGATCAAACTGTGTCAAACACATCAA GGCCACGCTGGTGGCAGATCTGGTGCACCAGGCAGAGTTACTTCTCCAGGAGCAGCTGGTGACGCAGGGACAGGAAGGGGGAGATCCAGCCCACCTGTTGGAGATCTTGTGTTCCCAGCTGTGCCCCCACGGGGCCCAGGCGTTGACCCAGGGGCGGGA GTTCTGCCAAAGGAAGAGCCCTGGAGCCGTGCGGGCGCTGCTTCCAGAGGAGACCCCGGCAGCT GTTCTAAGCAGTGCAGAGAGCATTGCCGTGGGGCTCGCGACAGAGAAAGCGTGTGCTTGGTTGTCTGCCAACATCACAG CGCTGATTAGGAGGGAGGTGAAGGTGGCAGTGAGTCGCACACTCCGAGCCCAGGGTCCGGAACCTGCTGCCTGGGGGGAGCGGAGGGGCTGCTCCCACGCCTGTGAGCACcacgctcccctcccctcccacctcatcTCCGAGATCAAA GACGTGCTCTCCCTGGCCGTGGGGCCCCGAGACCCTGAGGAGGGAGTCTCCCCAGAGCATCTGGAGCAGCTCTTAGGCCAGTTGGGCCAGACGCTGCGGTGTCGCCAG TTCCTGTGCCCGCCTGCTGAGCAACATCTGGCGAAGTGCTCCGTGGAGTTAGCCTCCCTCCTTG TTGCAGACCAAATTCCCGTCCTAGGGCCCCCTGCACAGCACAGGCTGGAGCGAGGGCAGGCGCGAAGGCTTCTGCTCATGCTGCTTGCCCTGTGGAAGGATGACTTTCAGGGGCCAGTTCCACTACAGCTACTGCTGAGCCCAAGAAACGTGGGGCTTCTGGCAGACACACGGCCAAGGGAG TGGGACCTGCTGCTGTTCCTGCTCCGGGAACTGGTGGAGAAGGGTCTGATGGGACGGCTGGAGATCGAGGCCTGCCTGGGCAGCCTCCGTGAGGCCCAATGGCCAGGG GACTTCTCTGAAGAATTAGCCACACTATTTCATCTGTTTCTGGCAGAGCCTCATCTGCCAGAACCCCAGCTGAGAGTCTGTGAGCTGGTGCAGCCAAATCGGGGGGCCGTGCTGGCCCAGAGCTAG
- the CDAN1 gene encoding codanin-1 isoform X1 encodes MAAVLESLLREEVSVEAAVRWIARSAQSSEDDPGEAAALSSLQPLRKEFVPFLLNFLREQSSRVLPQGPPTPAKAPGASAALPGRAGGPPRGSRGARSQLFPPTEAPSTAAEAPLARRGGRRRCPGPARERGGRGPGAPEEGFSGESVPWAGGRRLRGSGSPSSPSLALSDPPNLSNLEEFPPVGSVPPGPAGRTKPSRRINPTPVSEERSLSKPKTCFTSPPISCVPSSQPSALDTSPWGLGLPPGCRSLQEEREMLRKERSKQLLQSPVPTCPTPESGSPLPSRTGSLTDEPADPARVSSCQRLELVALVYSSCIAENLVPNLFLELFFVLQLLTARRMVAAKHNDHEPSPDALDSLENPLFQSIHDCVFFAVQVLEHQFQVLSHLDKGTLKLLAENERLLCFSPALQGRLRAAYEGSAAKVSLAMPPSAQAVSFQPETDNRANFSSDRAFHTFKKQRDVFYEVLREWEDRHEEPGWDFEKGLGSRIRAMMGQLSAACNHSHFVRLFQKQLLQMCQHPGGAGAAVLGEAPDVLSMLGADKLGRLRRLQERLVAPQSSGGPCPPPTFPGCQGFFRDFILSASSFQFNQHLMDSLSLKIRELNGLALPQHEPSDDGESDVDWQGERRQFAVVLLSLRLLAKFLGFVAFLPYRGPEPPPTGELQDSILALRSQVPPVLDVRALLQQGLRARRAVLTVPWLVEFLSFADHVVPLLDYYRSVFTVLLHLHRSLVLSQENEGEMCFLNKLLLLAVLGWLFQIPTVPEDLFFLGESQSDPFEVDTVASEHGLDSVPVVDQQLLYTCCPYIGELRKLLASWVSGSSGRSGGFVRKITPTTTTGLGAQPPQTGQGLQAQLAQAFFHNQPPSLRRTVEFVAERIGSNCVKHIKATLVADLVHQAELLLQEQLVTQGQEGGDPAHLLEILCSQLCPHGAQALTQGREFCQRKSPGAVRALLPEETPAAVLSSAESIAVGLATEKACAWLSANITALIRREVKVAVSRTLRAQGPEPAAWGERRGCSHACEHHAPLPSHLISEIKDVLSLAVGPRDPEEGVSPEHLEQLLGQLGQTLRCRQFLCPPAEQHLAKCSVELASLLVADQIPVLGPPAQHRLERGQARRLLLMLLALWKDDFQGPVPLQLLLSPRNVGLLADTRPREWDLLLFLLRELVEKGLMGRLEIEACLGSLREAQWPGDFSEELATLFHLFLAEPHLPEPQLRVCELVQPNRGAVLAQS; translated from the exons ATGGCGGCGGTTTTGGAGTCGCTGCTGCGAGAGGAGGTGTCGGTGGAAGCAGCCGTGCGGTGGATCGCGCGCAGCGCCCAGAGTTCGGAG GATGACCCTGGGGAGGCGGCCGCGCTGAGCTCACTCCAGCCACTGCGGAAAGAATTCGTACCGTTCCTGCTGAACTTCCTGAGAGAGCAGAGCAGCCGCGTCCTCCCGCAGggccccccaacccccgccaAGGCCCCGGGCGCCTCGGCTGCCTTGCCCGGGAGGGCGGGAGGCCCGCCGCGGGGTAGCCGCGGGGCGCGCAGCCAGCTTTTCCCTCCGACCGAAGCCCCCAGCACCGCCGCCGAGGCCCCTCTGGCTCGCCGCGGGGGCAGGAGGCGGTGCCCGGGGCCGGCCCGCGAGCGAGGAGGCCGCGGCCCGGGGGCCCCGGAGGAGGGGTTCAGCGGGGAGAGCGTGCCCTGGGCCGGGGGCCGGAGGCTTAGGGGTTCTGGCAGCCCCAGCAGTCCCAGCCTCGCGCTCTCTGATCCACCAAACCTCAGCAACCTGGAGGAGTTCCCTCCCGTAGGCTCGGTTCCTCCCGGCCCTGCAGG CAGGACGAAGCCTTCACGCAGGATCAACCCAACTCCGGTGAGCGAAGAGCGGTCACTCTCCAAGCCCAAGACCTGCTTCACCTCACCCCCAATCAGCTGTGTCCCCAGTTCCCAACCCTCAGCCCTGGACACTAGCCCTTGGGGCCTTGGCCTTCCCCCAGGGTGCAGAAGTCTGCAAGAGGAGCGGGAGATGCTCAGGAAGGAGCG CTCTAAACAGTTGCTGCAgtcacctgtccccacctgtcccACCCCAGAATCGGGGTCGCCACTCCCCAGCCGGACAGGAAGCCTCACAGATGAGCCTGCTGACCCTGCCAGAGTGTCTTCCTGCCAGCGCCTAGAGCTGGTAGCCCTTGTCTActcctcatgcattgctg AGAACCTGGTACCAAACCTCTTCTTGGAGCTTTTCTTCGTCCTTCAGCTCCTTACTGCGCGGAGGATGGTGGCTGCCAAGCACAATGACCATGAACCGAGTCCAGATGCCCTAG ACTCCCTGGAAAATCCGCTGTTTCAGAGCATCCATGATTGTGTCTTCTTTGCAGTGCAGGTTTTGGAACATCAGTTTCA GGTCCTTTCCCACCTGGACAAAGGGACCTTAAAGCTGCTGGCAGAGAATGAGCGGCTGCTGTGCTTCTCACCAGCTCTGCAAGGCCGCCTTCGAGCTGCCTACGAAGGCAGTGCTGCCAAG GTGTCTCTTGCGATGCCACCCTCTGCTCAAGCTGTCTCCTTTCAGCCAGAGACTGACAATCGTGCCAACTTCTCCAGTGACCGAGCctttcacacttttaaaaaacagag GGACGTATTTTATGAGGTGCTTCGAGAGTGGGAAGATCGTCATGAGGAGCCCGGCTGGGATTTTGAAAAGGGCTTGGGCAGCAGGATCAG AGCCATGATGGGTCAACTCTCCGCAGCCTGCAACCACAGCCACTTTGTTCGCCTTTTCCAGAAACAACTTCTCCAG atGTGTCAGCACCCTGGTGGTGCTGGGGCTGCTGTCTTGGGCGAGGCTCCAGATGTGCTCAGCATGCTGGGAGCTGACAAGCTGGGGCGGTTGCGACGTCTACAGGAACGGCTGGTGGCCCCTCAGAGCAGTGGGGGGCCATGCCCGCCCCCCACCTTCCCAGGCTGTCAAGGCTTCTTTAGGGACTTCATCCTTAGTGCCAGCAG cttcCAGTTTAACCAGCATCTCATGGATAGTCTGAGCTTGAAGATCCGGGAGCTCAacggcctggccctgccccagcacGAGCCCAGTGACGACGGGGAGTCAGACGTGGACTGGCAG GGTGAACGGAGGCAATTCGCTGTGGTGCTGCTTAGCCTGAGGCTTTTGGCTAAATTCCTGGGCTTTGTGGCTTTCCTGCCATACCGGGGGCCTGAACCACCCCCGACTGGTGAGCTTCAGGACTCCATTCTGGCCCTGAGGAGCCAG GTCCCTCCGGTCCTGGATGTGCGTGCTCTGCTGCAGCAGGGGCTGCGGGCCCGCCGGGCAGTGCTCACCGTGCCCTGGCTGGTGGAGTTCCTTTCCTTTGCCGACCACGTTGTCCCCTTGCTGGACTATTACCGGAGCGTCTTCACTGTCCTGCTGCACCTGCACCG GAGCTTGGTCTTATCACAGGAGAATGAAGGGgagatgtgtttcctgaacaAGCTGCTGCTGCTTGCTGTCCTGGGCTGGCTTTTCCAG ATTCCCACAGTCCCTGAGGACTTGTTCTTTCTGGGAGAGAGTCAGTCGGATCCCTTTGAGGTGGACACGGTAGCCTCAGAGCATGGCTTG GACAGTGTGCCTGTGGTGGACCAGCAGCTGCTCTACACCTGCTGCCCCTACATCG GAGAGCTCCGGAAACTGCTTGCTTCGTGGGTGTCTGGCAGCAGTGGACGGAGTGGGGGCTTCGTGAGGAAAATCACCCCCACCACTACCACTGGCCTGGGAGCCCAGCCTCCCCAGACCGGCCAGGGGCTACAG GCACAGCTCGCCCAGGCCTTCTTCCACAACCAGCCACCCTCCCTGCGCAGGACTGTGGAGTTTGTGGCAGAGAGGATTGGATCAAACTGTGTCAAACACATCAA GGCCACGCTGGTGGCAGATCTGGTGCACCAGGCAGAGTTACTTCTCCAGGAGCAGCTGGTGACGCAGGGACAGGAAGGGGGAGATCCAGCCCACCTGTTGGAGATCTTGTGTTCCCAGCTGTGCCCCCACGGGGCCCAGGCGTTGACCCAGGGGCGGGA GTTCTGCCAAAGGAAGAGCCCTGGAGCCGTGCGGGCGCTGCTTCCAGAGGAGACCCCGGCAGCT GTTCTAAGCAGTGCAGAGAGCATTGCCGTGGGGCTCGCGACAGAGAAAGCGTGTGCTTGGTTGTCTGCCAACATCACAG CGCTGATTAGGAGGGAGGTGAAGGTGGCAGTGAGTCGCACACTCCGAGCCCAGGGTCCGGAACCTGCTGCCTGGGGGGAGCGGAGGGGCTGCTCCCACGCCTGTGAGCACcacgctcccctcccctcccacctcatcTCCGAGATCAAA GACGTGCTCTCCCTGGCCGTGGGGCCCCGAGACCCTGAGGAGGGAGTCTCCCCAGAGCATCTGGAGCAGCTCTTAGGCCAGTTGGGCCAGACGCTGCGGTGTCGCCAG TTCCTGTGCCCGCCTGCTGAGCAACATCTGGCGAAGTGCTCCGTGGAGTTAGCCTCCCTCCTTG TTGCAGACCAAATTCCCGTCCTAGGGCCCCCTGCACAGCACAGGCTGGAGCGAGGGCAGGCGCGAAGGCTTCTGCTCATGCTGCTTGCCCTGTGGAAGGATGACTTTCAGGGGCCAGTTCCACTACAGCTACTGCTGAGCCCAAGAAACGTGGGGCTTCTGGCAGACACACGGCCAAGGGAG TGGGACCTGCTGCTGTTCCTGCTCCGGGAACTGGTGGAGAAGGGTCTGATGGGACGGCTGGAGATCGAGGCCTGCCTGGGCAGCCTCCGTGAGGCCCAATGGCCAGGG GACTTCTCTGAAGAATTAGCCACACTATTTCATCTGTTTCTGGCAGAGCCTCATCTGCCAGAACCCCAGCTGAGAGTCTGTGAGCTGGTGCAGCCAAATCGGGGGGCCGTGCTGGCCCAGAGCTAG
- the CDAN1 gene encoding codanin-1 isoform X3 yields the protein MAAVLESLLREEVSVEAAVRWIARSAQSSEDDPGEAAALSSLQPLRKEFVPFLLNFLREQSSRVLPQGPPTPAKAPGASAALPGRAGGPPRGSRGARSQLFPPTEAPSTAAEAPLARRGGRRRCPGPARERGGRGPGAPEEGFSGESVPWAGGRRLRGSGSPSSPSLALSDPPNLSNLEEFPPVGSVPPGPAGRTKPSRRINPTPVSEERSLSKPKTCFTSPPISCVPSSQPSALDTSPWGLGLPPGCRSLQEEREMLRKERSKQLLQSPVPTCPTPESGSPLPSRTGSLTDEPADPARVSSCQRLELVALVYSSCIAENLVPNLFLELFFVLQLLTARRMVAAKHNDHEPSPDALDSLENPLFQSIHDCVFFAVQVLEHQFQVLSHLDKGTLKLLAENERLLCFSPALQGRLRAAYEGSAAKVSLAMPPSAQAVSFQPETDNRANFSSDRAFHTFKKQRDVFYEVLREWEDRHEEPGWDFEKGLGSRIRAMMGQLSAACNHSHFVRLFQKQLLQMCQHPGGAGAAVLGEAPDVLSMLGADKLGRLRRLQERLVAPQSSGGPCPPPTFPGCQGFFRDFILSASSFQFNQHLMDSLSLKIRELNGLALPQHEPSDDGESDVDWQGERRQFAVVLLSLRLLAKFLGFVAFLPYRGPEPPPTGELQDSILALRSQVPPVLDVRALLQQGLRARRAVLTVPWLVEFLSFADHVVPLLDYYRSVFTVLLHLHRSLVLSQENEGEMCFLNKLLLLAVLGWLFQIPTVPEDLFFLGESQSDPFEVDTVASEHGLDSVPVVDQQLLYTCCPYIGELRKLLASWVSGSSGRSGGFVRKITPTTTTGLGAQPPQTGQGLQAQLAQAFFHNQPPSLRRTVEFVAERIGSNCVKHIKATLVADLVHQAELLLQEQLVTQGQEGGDPAHLLEILCSQLCPHGAQALTQGREFCQRKSPGAVRALLPEETPAAVLSSAESIAVGLATEKACAWLSANITALIRREVKVAVSRTLRAQGPEPAAWGERRGCSHA from the exons ATGGCGGCGGTTTTGGAGTCGCTGCTGCGAGAGGAGGTGTCGGTGGAAGCAGCCGTGCGGTGGATCGCGCGCAGCGCCCAGAGTTCGGAG GATGACCCTGGGGAGGCGGCCGCGCTGAGCTCACTCCAGCCACTGCGGAAAGAATTCGTACCGTTCCTGCTGAACTTCCTGAGAGAGCAGAGCAGCCGCGTCCTCCCGCAGggccccccaacccccgccaAGGCCCCGGGCGCCTCGGCTGCCTTGCCCGGGAGGGCGGGAGGCCCGCCGCGGGGTAGCCGCGGGGCGCGCAGCCAGCTTTTCCCTCCGACCGAAGCCCCCAGCACCGCCGCCGAGGCCCCTCTGGCTCGCCGCGGGGGCAGGAGGCGGTGCCCGGGGCCGGCCCGCGAGCGAGGAGGCCGCGGCCCGGGGGCCCCGGAGGAGGGGTTCAGCGGGGAGAGCGTGCCCTGGGCCGGGGGCCGGAGGCTTAGGGGTTCTGGCAGCCCCAGCAGTCCCAGCCTCGCGCTCTCTGATCCACCAAACCTCAGCAACCTGGAGGAGTTCCCTCCCGTAGGCTCGGTTCCTCCCGGCCCTGCAGG CAGGACGAAGCCTTCACGCAGGATCAACCCAACTCCGGTGAGCGAAGAGCGGTCACTCTCCAAGCCCAAGACCTGCTTCACCTCACCCCCAATCAGCTGTGTCCCCAGTTCCCAACCCTCAGCCCTGGACACTAGCCCTTGGGGCCTTGGCCTTCCCCCAGGGTGCAGAAGTCTGCAAGAGGAGCGGGAGATGCTCAGGAAGGAGCG CTCTAAACAGTTGCTGCAgtcacctgtccccacctgtcccACCCCAGAATCGGGGTCGCCACTCCCCAGCCGGACAGGAAGCCTCACAGATGAGCCTGCTGACCCTGCCAGAGTGTCTTCCTGCCAGCGCCTAGAGCTGGTAGCCCTTGTCTActcctcatgcattgctg AGAACCTGGTACCAAACCTCTTCTTGGAGCTTTTCTTCGTCCTTCAGCTCCTTACTGCGCGGAGGATGGTGGCTGCCAAGCACAATGACCATGAACCGAGTCCAGATGCCCTAG ACTCCCTGGAAAATCCGCTGTTTCAGAGCATCCATGATTGTGTCTTCTTTGCAGTGCAGGTTTTGGAACATCAGTTTCA GGTCCTTTCCCACCTGGACAAAGGGACCTTAAAGCTGCTGGCAGAGAATGAGCGGCTGCTGTGCTTCTCACCAGCTCTGCAAGGCCGCCTTCGAGCTGCCTACGAAGGCAGTGCTGCCAAG GTGTCTCTTGCGATGCCACCCTCTGCTCAAGCTGTCTCCTTTCAGCCAGAGACTGACAATCGTGCCAACTTCTCCAGTGACCGAGCctttcacacttttaaaaaacagag GGACGTATTTTATGAGGTGCTTCGAGAGTGGGAAGATCGTCATGAGGAGCCCGGCTGGGATTTTGAAAAGGGCTTGGGCAGCAGGATCAG AGCCATGATGGGTCAACTCTCCGCAGCCTGCAACCACAGCCACTTTGTTCGCCTTTTCCAGAAACAACTTCTCCAG atGTGTCAGCACCCTGGTGGTGCTGGGGCTGCTGTCTTGGGCGAGGCTCCAGATGTGCTCAGCATGCTGGGAGCTGACAAGCTGGGGCGGTTGCGACGTCTACAGGAACGGCTGGTGGCCCCTCAGAGCAGTGGGGGGCCATGCCCGCCCCCCACCTTCCCAGGCTGTCAAGGCTTCTTTAGGGACTTCATCCTTAGTGCCAGCAG cttcCAGTTTAACCAGCATCTCATGGATAGTCTGAGCTTGAAGATCCGGGAGCTCAacggcctggccctgccccagcacGAGCCCAGTGACGACGGGGAGTCAGACGTGGACTGGCAG GGTGAACGGAGGCAATTCGCTGTGGTGCTGCTTAGCCTGAGGCTTTTGGCTAAATTCCTGGGCTTTGTGGCTTTCCTGCCATACCGGGGGCCTGAACCACCCCCGACTGGTGAGCTTCAGGACTCCATTCTGGCCCTGAGGAGCCAG GTCCCTCCGGTCCTGGATGTGCGTGCTCTGCTGCAGCAGGGGCTGCGGGCCCGCCGGGCAGTGCTCACCGTGCCCTGGCTGGTGGAGTTCCTTTCCTTTGCCGACCACGTTGTCCCCTTGCTGGACTATTACCGGAGCGTCTTCACTGTCCTGCTGCACCTGCACCG GAGCTTGGTCTTATCACAGGAGAATGAAGGGgagatgtgtttcctgaacaAGCTGCTGCTGCTTGCTGTCCTGGGCTGGCTTTTCCAG ATTCCCACAGTCCCTGAGGACTTGTTCTTTCTGGGAGAGAGTCAGTCGGATCCCTTTGAGGTGGACACGGTAGCCTCAGAGCATGGCTTG GACAGTGTGCCTGTGGTGGACCAGCAGCTGCTCTACACCTGCTGCCCCTACATCG GAGAGCTCCGGAAACTGCTTGCTTCGTGGGTGTCTGGCAGCAGTGGACGGAGTGGGGGCTTCGTGAGGAAAATCACCCCCACCACTACCACTGGCCTGGGAGCCCAGCCTCCCCAGACCGGCCAGGGGCTACAG GCACAGCTCGCCCAGGCCTTCTTCCACAACCAGCCACCCTCCCTGCGCAGGACTGTGGAGTTTGTGGCAGAGAGGATTGGATCAAACTGTGTCAAACACATCAA GGCCACGCTGGTGGCAGATCTGGTGCACCAGGCAGAGTTACTTCTCCAGGAGCAGCTGGTGACGCAGGGACAGGAAGGGGGAGATCCAGCCCACCTGTTGGAGATCTTGTGTTCCCAGCTGTGCCCCCACGGGGCCCAGGCGTTGACCCAGGGGCGGGA GTTCTGCCAAAGGAAGAGCCCTGGAGCCGTGCGGGCGCTGCTTCCAGAGGAGACCCCGGCAGCT GTTCTAAGCAGTGCAGAGAGCATTGCCGTGGGGCTCGCGACAGAGAAAGCGTGTGCTTGGTTGTCTGCCAACATCACAG CGCTGATTAGGAGGGAGGTGAAGGTGGCAGTGAGTCGCACACTCCGAGCCCAGGGTCCGGAACCTGCTGCCTGGGGGGAGCGGAGGGGCTGCTCCCACGCCT GA